One window of Acanthochromis polyacanthus isolate Apoly-LR-REF ecotype Palm Island chromosome 19, KAUST_Apoly_ChrSc, whole genome shotgun sequence genomic DNA carries:
- the fam20a gene encoding pseudokinase FAM20A has translation MLRRDRLFLAATLTAIFSADLYFILLPKLRSLGRTHSCSCGPSNLSLPKQGGLATPLLSNWTSVPLLDGATPEPADGGSKLEKLFAHTLYNIQTPALGPEERLLQVEQLIEYYRRKVSRWERHMKLYSEAAAVANLTVTEHEVTYDPDASWMKFHLGINRYALYSRDDPAVLQLLKDMQNMAVVSADYTQDEKALKGACDCTQVVKPSGHHLKLALKMKNFAKAMFKPMRQQRDEETPEDSFYFVDFQRHNAEIAAFHLDRILDFRRVPPVAGRLVNVTGEVLQVTHNEDLRAVFFTSPANNTCFFAKCLYVCKTEYAVCGRPDLLEGSLSAYLPGLSIAPRISIPNPWTRSYTFTGREEWEVNPFYCDTVKQLYPYNSGNRLLNIIDMSIFDFLTGNMDRHHYEIFTRFGDEGFLLHLDNARGFGKHSQDETSILAPLTQCCMIKRSTLLRLQLLARSEFRLSDVMRESLEGDPLRPVLTEPHLLALDRRLQKVLRVVQRCVRRLGEEEVITKDFIKATGKPQTATVGKRVR, from the exons ATGCTGAGAAGAGACCGTCTCTTCTTGGCTGCAACCCTGACAGCTATCTTCTCTGCTGACCTCTACTTCATCCTCCTGCCAAAGCTGAGGAGTTTGGGGCGAACACACTCTTGCTCATGTGGCCCCAGCAACCTCAGCCTCCCCAAGCAGGGGGGTCTGGCCACGCCGCTGCTCTCCAACTGGACTTCTGTGCCGCTGCTGGACGGTGCTACGCCTGAACCTGCAGATGGAGGCTCGAAGCTGGAGAAGCTGTTCGCTCACACTCTGTACAACATCCAGACTCCGGCGCTGGGGCCGGAGGAgaggctgctgcaggtggagcagcTGATCGAGTACTACAGGAGGAAGGTGTCACGCTGGGAAAG acATATGAAGCTGTACAGTGAGGCGGCTGCTGTGGCCAACCTCACTGTGACCGAGCATGAAGTGACCTACGACCCCGACGCCAGCTGGATGAAGTTCCACCTGGGAATCAACCGCTACGCTCTGTACTCCCGTGACGACCCCGCTGTCCTCCAGCTCCTCAAGGACATGCAGAACATGGCAGTCGTCAGCGCAG ATTACACTCAAGATGAGAAAGCCCTAAAAGGAGCCTGTGATTGCACTCAAG TGGTGAAACCCAGCGGACATCACTTGAAGCTGGCTCTGAAAATGAAGAACTTTGCGAAAGCCATGTTCAAACCGATGAG gcagCAGAGGGACGAGGAGACTCCAGAGGACTCTTTCTACTTTGTCGACTTCCAGAGACACAACGCAGAGATCGCCGCTTTCCACCTGGACAG GATCCTGGACTTCCGGAGGGTCCCGCCGGTCGCCGGCAGGCTGGTGAACGTCACAGGAGAAGTTCTCCAGGTGACCCACAATGAAGACCTACGAGCTGTGTTCTTCACCTCACCAG CCAACAACACGTGTTTCTTTGCCAAGTGCCTGTATGTGTGCAAGACTGAATATGCGGTGTGCGGCCGCCCCGACCTGCTGGAGGGATCCCTGTCTGCCTACCTGCCCGGCCTCAGCATCGCCCCCCGCATCTCCATCCCCAACCCCTGGACACGCTCCTACACCTTCACCGGGCGCGAAGA GTGGGAAGTGAATCCGTTCTACTGTGACACAGTGAAGCAGCTCTATCCTTACAACTCAGGCAACAGGCTCCTGAACATCATAGACATGTCCATCTTCGACTTTCTGACGG GTAACATGGACAGACACCACTATGAGATTTTTACCAGATTTGGGGATGAAGgattcctcctccacttggacAATGCCAGAGG GTTCGGGAAACACTCTCAGGATGAGACGTCCATCCTGGCTCCTCTGACTCAGTGCTGCAT GATAAAACGCTCCACGCTGCTGAGGCTGCAGCTTCTGGCCCGATCAGAGTTCAGGCTCAGCGACGTGATGAGGGAATCTCTAGAGGGAGACCCTCTACGTCCGGTCCTGACCGAGCCCCACCTCTTAGCTCTGGACCGCAGGTTACAGAAGGTCCTCCGAGTGGTCCAGCGCTGCGTCCGGAGGCTGGGCGAGGAGGAAGTGATCACCAAGGACTTTATCAAAGCTACAGGGAAACCTCAGACGGCCACAGTGGGGAAAAGGGTCAGGTAG